A stretch of the Poseidonibacter parvus genome encodes the following:
- a CDS encoding class I SAM-dependent DNA methyltransferase, whose product MGLELYSKIEPFLDFEDEVYSLHKQFMEFVMLNELDNIIDIGCGQGYFLDNLRINKKTAFGIDLSLEQIKVCEAKNLNAKAIALDEVKEKYDCATAIFDVLNYIPSQNLEQFIKETNLVLNQGGYFVFDVNSHFGFEYIAQGCITIDLEDRFIGIDAVFENEKLQTDLTLFEKNQENLYTKISDSIIQQYHSKEFLTKLLKKCNFEIQEIKEFNLHSDEDADKLIFICKKTN is encoded by the coding sequence ATGGGTTTAGAATTATATTCAAAGATTGAACCTTTCTTAGATTTTGAAGATGAGGTTTACTCTTTACATAAACAGTTTATGGAGTTTGTTATGCTTAATGAACTTGACAATATTATTGATATTGGATGTGGTCAAGGATACTTTCTAGATAATCTTAGAATTAATAAAAAAACTGCTTTTGGTATTGATTTAAGCCTTGAGCAAATAAAAGTTTGTGAGGCAAAAAACTTAAATGCTAAAGCAATTGCTTTAGATGAAGTAAAAGAAAAATATGATTGCGCAACTGCTATATTTGATGTGTTAAACTATATTCCAAGTCAAAATTTAGAGCAGTTTATAAAAGAGACAAATCTTGTCTTAAATCAAGGCGGATATTTTGTATTTGATGTAAACTCGCACTTTGGATTTGAATATATTGCACAAGGGTGTATTACAATAGATTTAGAAGATAGATTTATTGGAATTGATGCAGTTTTTGAAAATGAAAAACTTCAAACAGATTTAACACTTTTTGAGAAAAATCAAGAAAACTTATATACAAAAATAAGTGACTCAATAATACAGCAATACCATTCAAAAGAGTTTTTAACTAAACTATTGAAGAAATGTAATTTTGAAATTCAAGAAATAAAAGAATTTAATTTACATAGCGATGAAGATGCTGATAAATTAATTTTTATTTGTAAAAAGACTAACTAA
- a CDS encoding FmdE family protein codes for MTYPEFYNKIETIKVQDELSSFLGAFEDGIYEISYLDVVKGAGHSCPTVLGAYLMTLESLKALYPNEPAKRGEIEVSFSQRQSEAVAGVIGNVAMNITGACTTNGFKGIGGKFDRNYLLKFEQDINEASARFTRVDTKQSVDVIYDPSSIQFNPSMQALMQKCVQGNANETEKLEFGRLWQERVEKISKNISNVITIS; via the coding sequence ATGACTTACCCAGAATTTTATAATAAAATAGAAACAATTAAAGTACAAGATGAATTATCATCATTTTTAGGTGCATTTGAAGATGGAATATATGAAATCTCATATTTAGATGTTGTAAAAGGTGCAGGGCATTCTTGTCCTACAGTTTTAGGCGCTTATCTTATGACTTTAGAATCTTTAAAAGCTTTATATCCAAATGAGCCTGCAAAAAGAGGTGAAATAGAAGTTTCATTTTCTCAAAGACAAAGTGAAGCGGTTGCTGGTGTTATTGGAAATGTTGCTATGAATATTACAGGTGCTTGTACAACAAATGGCTTTAAAGGAATCGGTGGTAAATTCGACCGTAATTATCTTTTAAAATTTGAACAAGATATAAATGAAGCAAGTGCAAGATTTACAAGAGTAGATACAAAACAAAGTGTTGATGTTATTTATGACCCAAGTTCAATACAGTTTAATCCATCAATGCAAGCTTTGATGCAAAAATGTGTTCAAGGAAATGCAAATGAAACTGAGAAACTAGAGTTTGGAAGACTTTGGCAAGAAAGAGTCGAAAAAATTTCTAAAAATATTTCAAATGTTATAACAATTTCTTAA
- a CDS encoding type III pantothenate kinase, which yields MYILILCDIGNTTFHFLLGKNHKKYSIEEKLPKFDEKIYFVSVNKKATKKLMKANPDAVNMKKYLDFKTEYKGQGIDRVLACMFTKNAVIVDAGSAITVDIMKKGVHKGGFILLGLSSFIKAYPKISKKLKFDFEKKINLDKIPLQTKDAIQYAMMKSIILPIKDVSKNKNIIFTGGDGKLLSTYFENSVYKKDLIFENMKRIIDANNCIA from the coding sequence GTGTATATATTGATTTTATGTGATATTGGAAATACAACTTTTCATTTCTTACTTGGGAAAAACCATAAAAAGTATTCTATTGAGGAAAAGCTTCCAAAATTTGATGAAAAAATATATTTTGTGTCTGTAAATAAAAAAGCAACAAAAAAACTAATGAAAGCTAATCCCGATGCTGTAAATATGAAAAAATACTTAGATTTTAAAACAGAATATAAGGGACAAGGTATAGATAGAGTACTTGCTTGTATGTTTACAAAAAATGCAGTTATTGTAGATGCAGGAAGTGCAATTACAGTTGATATTATGAAAAAAGGTGTTCATAAAGGTGGATTTATTTTACTTGGATTGAGCTCTTTTATTAAAGCTTATCCAAAAATATCCAAAAAACTAAAATTTGATTTTGAAAAAAAAATAAATTTAGATAAAATACCGCTTCAAACAAAAGATGCCATACAATATGCCATGATGAAATCAATCATTTTACCCATCAAAGACGTGAGCAAAAATAAGAATATTATATTTACAGGTGGAGATGGAAAGTTGTTAAGCACTTACTTTGAAAATAGTGTATATAAAAAAGATTTAATATTTGAAAATATGAAAAGGATTATTGATGCTAACAATTGCATTGCCTAA
- the hisG gene encoding ATP phosphoribosyltransferase: protein MLTIALPKGRIAKETLEKFEAAFGEKFIFEDRKLILEKAGFRFLNVRNQDVPTYVMHGAADLGVVGLDVLEEKEYDLIKLLDLELGRCKVAFGLKRGEELDFNKSKITIATKHEKIAKRYFEEKAMAVDIIKLYGSIELAPLVDLADCIVDIVETGETMKQNGLEVGPTIMESSAHLIVNKNSFYAKKDLILDLKEKIEAQL from the coding sequence ATGCTAACAATTGCATTGCCTAAGGGAAGAATTGCCAAAGAAACGTTAGAAAAATTTGAAGCAGCTTTTGGTGAAAAGTTTATTTTTGAAGATAGGAAACTGATACTTGAAAAAGCTGGGTTTAGATTTTTAAATGTAAGAAATCAAGATGTACCAACGTACGTAATGCATGGAGCTGCTGATTTAGGTGTTGTTGGACTTGATGTATTAGAAGAAAAAGAGTATGACTTAATCAAGTTACTTGATTTAGAACTTGGACGTTGTAAAGTTGCTTTTGGACTTAAGCGTGGGGAAGAGTTAGATTTTAATAAAAGTAAAATTACAATTGCAACAAAACATGAAAAAATAGCAAAAAGATATTTTGAAGAAAAAGCAATGGCTGTTGATATTATAAAACTTTATGGCTCTATTGAACTAGCTCCTCTTGTGGATCTTGCTGATTGTATTGTTGATATTGTAGAAACTGGTGAAACTATGAAGCAAAATGGTCTTGAAGTTGGTCCTACAATTATGGAAAGTAGCGCACATTTAATTGTAAATAAAAACTCATTTTATGCTAAAAAAGATTTAATACTAGATTTAAAAGAAAAGATTGAAGCTCAATTATAA
- a CDS encoding threonine/serine exporter family protein has protein sequence MSKITYEKQTKITRAIIKSAVLMLEFGAESILIEQTAQRLGAALGVDSVQMSLIPAAIVLTTLHNNQSVTTTRSVHHKPINMSIVCDVQTMVIDVEKYKHPSEYVNTTIRNIQPNLYNKWLIVFMVGLACASFAILQDGDINSFFITFFVASIAMFIRQELNKKRFMMIITFGVTSFIATILASLIMLLDITSTPNIVLASSVLLLVPGVPFINSFLDAFKGYLSMGWGRWLQATLLTVASSMGIVLAMAVLNIKGW, from the coding sequence ATGTCAAAAATTACTTATGAAAAACAAACAAAAATCACTCGTGCTATTATTAAATCTGCTGTATTGATGCTAGAATTTGGTGCTGAAAGTATTTTAATAGAACAAACAGCTCAAAGACTTGGTGCTGCACTTGGAGTTGATTCAGTTCAAATGTCACTAATTCCAGCTGCAATTGTACTTACAACTTTACATAACAATCAATCAGTTACTACTACAAGGAGTGTTCATCATAAACCTATAAATATGTCAATTGTATGTGATGTGCAAACTATGGTTATTGATGTAGAAAAATATAAACATCCCTCAGAATATGTAAATACTACAATCAGAAATATTCAACCCAATCTTTATAACAAATGGCTGATAGTTTTTATGGTAGGACTTGCTTGTGCCTCATTTGCCATTTTACAAGATGGAGATATTAACTCATTTTTTATTACTTTCTTTGTAGCAAGTATTGCAATGTTTATTAGACAAGAACTCAACAAAAAAAGATTCATGATGATTATTACTTTTGGAGTTACTTCTTTTATTGCCACAATATTAGCCAGTTTGATTATGCTTTTAGATATTACAAGTACACCTAATATTGTTTTAGCTTCAAGTGTTTTATTACTAGTTCCTGGAGTTCCTTTTATAAACTCTTTTTTAGATGCCTTTAAAGGTTATTTGAGCATGGGATGGGGAAGATGGCTACAAGCAACACTCTTAACAGTTGCATCTTCAATGGGTATTGTTTTAGCAATGGCAGTATTAAATATAAAAGGCTGGTAA